CGATAACCGCGGGCAGGGACTTGCCTTCCTTGTCCATATCCCCCTGGCTTACCATTTTCTTAATCATTTTTCCGGAAACGGGGTCCAGGATGATGACGGCGGGAGGCCCGAAAACGACATAGGGGGCCTTGGAGCCTATGCATCCCACTACTTTGCCCGCTTCCTCCGGAACGAACTGGAAGGTAAAGGAACCCGGTGTCCTTCCCGGGGCCTGCCTGGTATCCACCATCCAGAAGATGAATTTTTTGCCGGAGGCCCTCTTGAAAGTCCGCTCCTTGATATGCTTGTCCGTAAAAATATTGCAATACACGCACCAGGAAGACCCCGTCAGGTAGATGACCAGGGGAACCTTCTTGGCGATGGCCTCATTGCGCAGCTTGTCAAAGGCGGGACTGCCCGATTCATTCACGGCTGGAACGGGAGCCTGCTGCGCCAGGGCGGAAGCGGGAGCCAGCATGCCTGCCACGGCGGCGGCGCAAAGCACGGAAACGGCAAACTTGATCATATTACAGTAACCATAAGTCTCCCTGCGCAGAAGTCAAACTTCAAGATTCCGCCATTGCCATCATTTGCCGTTCAAGGTATATACATTCGCCATGCGCCATTCCAACCCCTATAACCGCAGGCACCCCTCACGGAATAAATGGCGCTTTGTTTTCTGGCTGTTCATGGCGTTCCTGCTCCTGGGCGCAGCCCTGGTTTATTTCCACCCTGCGGAAGACTGGAAAACTGCGGACCGCAGCAGCAGCAGCCTGGCCCCTCTACCCGCTGAAGAACCGGAAGCCGTCGTCCAGGTTTATTCGGCACGCGCCTTCGGCTGGCGCAGGTATTTCGCCGTGCACACCTGGATAGCCGTGAAGGAGAAGAATGCCGGCTTTTACACCGTGTACCAGGTCATGGGCTACCAGCTTCCCTCCCGGGGAACCAGCGTTTCCATCGCGCGGGACATTCCGGACCGCAAATGGTTCGGCGCGGAACCGGAATTGATTCAGGAATTGCGCGGAGCAGCGGCGGAAAAGGCCATTCCCGTCATCAGCCGCACGGCGCAGGATTACCCCTATGCCGATACCTACTGGATCATTCCCGGCCCCAACAGCAACACGTTCACCGCCGCGCTGATGAGGGAAGTGCCGGATCTGACGGTGGAGCTTCCGCCTCATGCGGTGGGGAAGGATTATCTGCCCGGCGGCATTGCCGGACGGACGGAAAGCGGCACGGGCATCCGCATCAATTTATGGGGTCTCGCCGGGTTCAGCCTGGGGCTGGCGGAAGGAGCGGAAGTCAGCCTGCTGGGCCTGAACGCAGGCTTTGACCTGTTGCGCCCCGCCCTTAAACTTCCGATGATCGGGCGCATAGGGCTGCCGGACGCTCCTGTGGGCTGGGACTGGTGGAGCGTCACGCTGCTTCTTTCCGCCGGAGGGTTCATCTTCTTCCGCATGCTCCGCCACATGCGCAGGAAGCGGAGGCAGGCGCACCGCATCCCCTACTTCCGCCATCCGCGGACAAAAACGAGCGAGCGCATTTGAGCCGCATGGTACGGAAGCCTTTTTCCCTTATTCCGTTCCCCGTACACGGGAAGAAGGGGAATAAAGCGGAAATTCGATTGCCAAGCGCGGATGAAGCTGTAAGAATCCGCGCCATGAAAAAGCTCCTGATCCGCTCCTGTCTGATTGCCGGGCTGGCCTGGACCGCTTCCTGTTCCTCCAACAAGGAAACGGCGCCTCAGGAACCCGCTCCCGCCCCAGCCGTTCAACCGGAACAAACCGCCGCGGCGGACCGCCCCGCCCCCTGGGCTCCGGCCCCGGTGAAACCGGCCATTTTTCCGGAGGAGGAGAACGCAGAGTCCGTGCCGGGACCAGCCGTATTGCCTGGCGACTTCCGCCCCGGGCTGCGCACCCCCCGGCTGCCGGAAACCCTGCTGTATGATCTGGACGGCAAGCTGATCACCCCCTCCGCCCCGTAACCCTTTTCTTTTCCTTCACCATGACTGCGACCATTCCCAAGGGCTTCCACCCGGAACCTTTTTCCTACCATCAGGAGCTTGAACTGGACATTGACGCCCTTTCCAATGCGGGCGACGGCATCGGCCGTGTGGACGGCTGGGTGGTTTTCGTCCCCTTCGCCCTGCCGGGAGACCGCGTGAAGGCCCGCGTCTGGCGCAACGACAAGAATTATTCCTCCGCGGACCTGGTGGAAGTGCTTCACCCCAGCCCGGACCGCGTGGAGCCCGGCTGCCGCCTGTTCGGCACCTGCGGCGGATGCCAGTACCAGCATTTTTCCTACGACCGCCAGCTTCTCTGGAAAACCCGGCAGGTGGCGGACCTGCTCCGGTTGCAGGCAGGGCTGGAACTGCCCGTCAATCCGGCCATTGCCTCCCCCCGCCAATACCATTACCGCTCCAAGATTACGCCCCATTTTGACAAGCCCAAGGAAGCCAGCCGGCCGGCCATCGGCTTCCTGAAGGCGGGTTCCAGAAGGGAAGTGGTGGATGTGCCGCAATGCCCGATTGCCATGGAGTGCATCAACGAGGCCCTGCCGCTGGCCCGCAAGAGCGTTTACCAGGCCGCGGCCCGGTTCAAGCGGGGAGCTACCATTCTGCTCCGCGCCTCGGAAGGGACCGTCATTACCAATAACAACGCCGTGGCCTGCGAGCGCGTGGGCGGTCTGGAATTTCATTTTTTGGCGGGAGATTTTTTCCAGAACAATCCTTTCATTCTTCCGCTTTTTACGGACTACGTGGCCCAACAGGCGAGCATGGACGGGGAGGAGTTCCTGGTGGACGCCTATTGCGGTTCCGGCCTGTTCGCCCTGAGCCTAGCGAAGAAATTTAAAAAAGTGCTGGGCGTGGAAGTCAGCGAGACTTCCGCGGACTGGGCGCGCAGCAATGCCCGGAGCAACGGGATTAAACACGCGGAATTCCTGGCGGCGGACGCCGGAGCCATTTTCGCCCAGGTGGATTTCCCCGCGGAAAAAACCGCCGTGGTGATCGACCCGCCCCGCAAGGGATGCAGCATGGAGTTCCTGACCCAGTTATTCGCCTTCGGCCCCGGAAAAGTGGTGTACGTTTCCTGCAATCCCGCCACCCAGATACGGGACCTGGCGGAATTTGACAAGGCCGGGTACGCCGTTACCGCCGTCCAGCCCTTTGACCTGTTCCCCCAGACCAAACATCTGGAATGCGTGGTCACCCTGAAAAAGAACATCTGATTTTCCCCATGCCCAAGCTTTACATCAAAACCTACGGCTGCCAGATGAACGAGCGGGACTCCGAGCAGGTGGCCCGCATGTTCGTGCAGAAGGGCTATACCATGACGGACCGCGAGGATGAGGCGGACGTCATCCTGTTCAATTCCTGTTCCATCCGGGAGCAGGCGGAACAGAAGGCGCTGGGGAAGATGGGCCTGCTGGCCAAGCAGCAGCGGCACCGGCCGCACGTGGTGTACGGCATGATGGGCTGCATGGCCCAGAGCAGGAAGGATGAGTTGTTCAAGGAACTGCCGCGCCTGGACCTGGTGATAGGCACCCAGAAGTACCACCGCGTGTTTGAGCATGTGGACGGCATTCTGCGCGCGCGCCAGGAACGCCGCATGGATGAATTGCAGACCGCTTTTTCAGGCACTCACGTGTGCGACGTGGCGGATGAGGAGGATTCCCAGAACCGCATCCGGGACCACCTGAATCCCGGCGCGCGCTCCACGGCGTATGTCTCCATCATGCAGGGGTGTGAAATGAAGTGCGCCTACTGCATCGTCCCCTACACCCGCGGCAAGGAACGCAGCCGCCCCGTCCGGGACGTGGTGGACGAGGTGAAGATGCTGGTGGACGCCGGCGTGAAGGAAGTCACCCTGCTGGGCCAGATCGTCAACCGGTACGGCAGGCAGATGGAAACGGCGGACGGCAAGGGCGGCTTCGTCCAATTGCTGGAAGCCGTGCATGAGGTGGAAGGCCTCCGGCGCATCCGCTTCGTTTCCCCCCATCCCATCGGCTTCCGGCAGGATCTGGTGCAGGCATTCACCTACCTGCCCAAGCTGTGCAGCCACATCCATTTCCCCATGCAGAGCGGCAGCGACCGCATCCTGAAAATGATGCGCAGGCCGTACAGGAATGAAACCTATCTGGACCTTTGCGCCCGGATGAAGCAGGCGCGCCCGGATTTGTCCATCACTACGGACATCATCGTGGGCTTCCCCGGAGAAACGGAGGAAGACTACCTGCTGACCCGGCAGGCCGTGGAACGGGTCCAGTTTGACAACGCTTTCATTTTCCGCTACTCCCCGCGCCGCGGCACGCCCGCCGCCGCCATGGAGGAACAGATTCCGGAGGAAGTGAAGGAAGCGCGCAACCAGGACCTGCTGGCCGTGGTCAATGAAATCGCCATCCGGAAAAACCGGGAACTGGTCGGCACCGTTCAGGAAGTCCTGCTGGAAGGACCGTCCAAAACAAATGAAGCGCGCCTCTCCGGACGCACCTCCCAGAACAAGCCCGTGATGGTGGATGCCGCCCCTGACCTGACGGGAGAGCTTCTGCCCATCCGCATTGAGGAAAGCACGGGGTTCACCCTGTACGGCGTCCCATGCCCTTCCAGGGGATGATTTGCACGCCTTCCTCTTCCACCCGCAAATAGATGGCTCCGGTTTCCGGGAGACGGTACACGGCCGTTCCCTCCGGCACGGGGCATTCATGCTCCGTGGTGAAAATGACCGCGCGGGCGCCCGTGGCCCTGATCCATTCGGCGCTGTCCACCGGATCGCGCGGATGGTGCCCGATGACCAGCACATCCGCCCGCGGCGCTATTGCCGCCCGCGCCAGGGAGGAAAACCCGGCATTCCCTATCATCAGGACGAACCGCCCGCGGCATTTCCACGCCAGCACCCGGTTCCGGTCCTGATGGATTCCCGTGGACAACGGTACGGGAAAATCTTCCAAAACAAGTTCATTTCCAGGGCGGAACCTCCATTGCCGAACGGGACATTCCGCATCCGCTGCGCCCCAGTTCCGGATTCCGGGATATTCCTTCGCCAGCGCTTCCACTCCGGCGCGCTCCGCCCTGCCGTTTCCGGAAGCCAGTACGCCGCAAGGCCGGATACTGCGCGCCTTCAACACGGGAAGGAGGGTGTACCGGACCGCGTTTTCCGTTCCTGCGGCCACGACCAGCGCGGGATTGGAGATGACCGCGGACCAGGCGTCCTTCTGCAACGGAACGAGGACGGCTTCATTTTCCCCGGCAGGCGGCGCGGAAGAAAGATAGCTGCACGGCAGGGAAGCCACTCCCCCCGCCACCGCCAGCATGGCGGAGGCCAGCCAGGAAGCCGCCGTATTGCAAGCGCATGACATCCACGGGCACCATGCGAACACCAGCCCGAACAGGGAGACGCCCATGAGCGGAAAAACGAGCACGCTCAAGCACAAATTGGTCAGGGGAGCGTACAGGTTCCAGGTGTCGAAGTGCCATGCCGTCAGGGGAATGGACATCAGCCACGCCCCCACGGAGATGAGCAGCGCGCCGCGGCACGCTTTTTCCAGGCGCACCAGGCCTTTTTCCCGCGCATTGTAAATCCGGGAAGGAATGAACGGGTCCGGAGCCCACAGGGGCCTTTCCCGGCTGCTCCATCCTGCCAGGCAGACAATCACGGCGAAGACGCAGAAGGAGAGCTGGAACCCCGGCTGGAAAACCTGGAGCGGGTCCATCAGGCAAAGGAGGATGAAAGCCAGCGCCAGAATATTGGCCGGATGCCCCTTCCGGCGCAGCACGGACGCCAGCAGCCAGACCGCCGCCATGATGAAGGCCCGCAGGGCGGAGGCGGACATCCCGGTCACAAACACGTACACCGCCAGCAACGGAATGCAGGCCAGCCGCGCCGCACGGGGGCGCACGTACAACAGCCTCAGCATTCCCAGAACCAGCATGGCCGCCACCCCCACATGCATGCCGCTGACGGCGAACACGTGCATGCAGCCGCTTTCCAGAAACTTCGCCATCGTTTCCGGCCTCGCGTCCGTCTTGTCCCCCAGCACGGCGGAAACCATCACCTGCCGGGCCTCGTCATCCGCCGGCGCGCCTTCCCTCAGCAGGCCTGCGGCCCCCTCCCGGAGCCGCAGGGAAAACGCCCGGAGGCGGCTGCGCCAGTCGCCCGGCCCCACCCGGCAGGCGCCATCCAGCCGAATCCCGGCAATAATGCCGTGCAGGTATCCCCACCGCTCCCGGTCAAAGATGCCGGGGCCGCACGGGGCCTGGAGCGGATATGTCTCTCCCTCAATCCGGTACCGTTCCCCTACTGCCAGGGGGCATTCCCCGCCACGGGAGGAAACTGCGTACAGCCACCGGGAGCCATCCGGGCGGAACAGAACGGACTTTCCGGAAACGGCGTTAACGGAACCCTCCATGGCGACAGTCCTTCCCGCCTCTACGGGAACATTCCCGTATTCCCGGTCATACGCCAGCAGATGCATGGCCGCCCACACCGCCAGGGCAATGGCCAGCAGGCTCATGGAAGGGGCCCGGAACAGGCAGGGCAATAGCGCCCAGCAGAGGCAGAGGCCCCAGAACCAGGGGGAAACGTCCACCGCCGCGCATGCGCACAGCATGGCGAGAGCGGGAGCCAGCAGGGGAGCCGCGGCCATGGTCCGTTCCAGCCACGGCCGCCGCAGGTGGCGCTCCTGTTCCATCCGGGGAAAAACTTACTGCATGGCGTCCGCGCCGTCCCGTTCCAGGGGAAGAACGGAAGGTAGCGGAAGAACGACGTTGGCAGGCAGGGGGGCCTTGCGCTGGAGCACCTTGGGAGCCAGCGCCTCGCTCGTCTCATAGGCGCCGCGGAACATCTCCAGCTTGGCGTCCAGATTGTCAATGTAATGCAGGGCCACCGCCTCCGGGGTCTTGGGGAACACGGGGGAGCCGAAGGCCAGTTCCCCGTGGTGGGAGGCGATCAGGTGCAGCAGGTGCATGCGCACGTCCGGGGAGGCGGGGTCCAGCGTCTTCCAGGATTCCGCTTCCGGAAGGGCCATGATGCGCTTCCACAGATTGTTGACCAGTTCAATGCCCAGCGGAATGTGGCCCAGCAATTCCCCGGCTTCCGAATAGGGCATCGTGAAATCCTCCTTCGGGTAGCAGTTTTCCCACAGCTTCCCGCAGTCGTGAAACAGGCATCCGGCCAGCAGGAGGTCGCGGTTCAGCTCCGGATTCGCCTGGCAGACGGCAGAGGCCGTGCGCATCATTCCCGCCACATGCTCCACCAGTCCGCCGCGGCGGGCGTGATGGTAAGTGCGGGCGGCGGCGGCGCGCTGGAGGCGTTCCCCGAACTGTTCGATGAATTCAATGCACAGGGCGCGAATGCGCGGATCATTCATGCCCTTGATGAGCACGCAAATCTCCTTCAGGTCCGCTTCCTGCTTCTTCTTCAAGGTTCCGGACCCGGCCAGGAAGCTTTCCTTCTCCTGTTCGTCCAGGGGGCGCACTTCCAGATCGGCCGCTTCCATGCCGAAGCCCCCCTTGGTCCACTGGCCGCGCAGGCTCACGAAACTGCGGAGAGGCAGGGAGGCCAGCGTGCGGAACCAGGGCTTGTCCTCCCACACCTTCAGTCCCATCGTCCCTTCCGCATCGGCAAAAGATACGTCCAGATACGGCTTGTTGCTCTTGGTCATCTTCTGCGCGCACTGGGCGATCTGGGCAAAAACTTCCGCTTCCACCTGGCCCTCCGCGGCCAGCTTGCCCAACTCCATGAGACTGACTTGTTCCATGCGGGCCATCTTGCCCCGCTTCCCTCCATCCGTCAAGAAAACGCCGGAGGACTACGATGATAAAAAAAGGAAACCGCTTATTTTTCCAATACTCCCAACTCAGCAACGGCAACATGGCTGCCTTCCACTACCCGCTTGCCTACAAAACGCAGGTAACGGGCTTTCACGGGCGTCTCCAGGTCAATCCGCTGCGGAACGGGATTGGCGCGGATATTGGAAAACTCTCCCTCCGCGGCGGGAGCTCCCCAATCGTTTCCGTCCGCACTCAGGTAGACGGCGTAGCGGTCAACCGTCCCCTTTGCGGAATCCTTGCGGGGCGTGTAGATGACGGCGGCAACGTTGACCGGACGCCCCATGTCGATTTCCAGCGCCTGCGGAGGAGCTATTTCCCCCTGGGCGGCATGCGTATGCCAGAGGGTGGAGGGGTTGCCGTCAATGGCCAGCTCCGGGGCGGCGGCGCTTCTTTCCCCGGCCGCCACCTTCCAGTCCCTCGTGGGGACGGGGATGATCTGCGCGGTTACGGAAGACCTTCTGCCGCGGTATTCGCCCACCGCCTTCACCGTCCCCCCGGCAGGGAGAAGGAAAGGCTCCCTGTACACGGCGGACTGCGGGCCGGGATCCGTTCCGTCCGTGGTGTACCTGGTCACCACGCCCTCTGCGGATGCCAGGGTCACCCGGCCGTCGCGGTCGTAATTCACCGCCGGCGCATTCAAGATGACAGGGTGCTTCCACAGGGAAACCTCGCACAAGGCCGGAACGGCCCGGGACTCTTCCAGCACCACGCGCACTCCATCCGCCGTCACGGGCCTGCCCTTCAAAAGAACCCTGGCTCCTATGCTGGAACCTTCTGTCCATTTGCTCCATCGGCCGTTTTCACGCACCTCCACGCGGAACTTGCGCACCCTCTGCCCCAGCTGGACGGGTTCCGCCAGCCGGATGACGTCAAACGCCGCAGGTTCCGGCAACTTCAACACCAGGGAGGGATCTTTATCTTCCGGAGCGGCCGCCCAGTACGTCGCCCGCTTCCGGTCCAGAACCTGTTCCGGACCGTGCCCCTTCCATGAGGAGGAAGACTCCGCGCGCGCTCCGGAAGCGAAGTTGCGGGAATACAGTTCATCCAGCAGCGCACGGAAGCCCGCCAGGGACTTTTTATCCTCTTCATGAATGCGGCCGCGGCGGTCCGGCGGCACGTTCAGATTCAGGTTGGCCCCTCTGCCTACGCTGTCAAAGTACAGTTTCAGCAGATTCTCCGGCGTCCGGACGCGGGAATTCTCATGCTCATGCCAGAACCAGCCGGGACGGATGGAAACATCCACTTCCGCGGGAATCCAGTACTTGCCGTCCACGGTGCCTTCCGTGCCCAACTGGTAGCGCACGGTGCCGGGCGCGGGTTCCGTCCCGGCTTGCAGCGGAACGGGGGTGTACGTGGCCCAGCAGGGATAGCCCGCATAACCGCTTTCGTTCCCCACCCAGCGGGCGCCCGGCCCCACGTCGGAAAAAATCACCGCTCCGGGCTGCCGTTTCTTCAGTTCCCCCCACGTCGTCTTCCAGTCGTAATACGTGCTCCGGTCAATGGAGCGCTTCTCCCGCGTTCCACCGTAATAGCCGTCCCCTCCGTTCGCTCCGTCAAACCACGCCAGGAAAACGGGACCGTATCCCGTCGCCAGCTCCTTCAACTGCTGGCGGTACATTTTGATATATTCCGGGGTGCCGTAGGAGGAAGCGTTGCGGTCCCAGGGCGACAGGTAAATGCCGAACCTGACGCCGTATTTTTTGCACGCGCGGGAAA
This portion of the Akkermansia massiliensis genome encodes:
- a CDS encoding thioredoxin family protein, whose protein sequence is MIKFAVSVLCAAAVAGMLAPASALAQQAPVPAVNESGSPAFDKLRNEAIAKKVPLVIYLTGSSWCVYCNIFTDKHIKERTFKRASGKKFIFWMVDTRQAPGRTPGSFTFQFVPEEAGKVVGCIGSKAPYVVFGPPAVIILDPVSGKMIKKMVSQGDMDKEGKSLPAVIEECWKNFQKEGQKTA
- a CDS encoding alpha-L-fucosidase, translated to MRRLNQLAPALLGTCMLAAGLAEAEVKNGVPPLKPVPSPAQLAWHDMEMYAFIHFTINTFTGKEWGYGDEKPELFNPSDFDADDLVKTLADAGFKGVVLTCKHHDGFCLWPTKTTQHSVAASPWKQGKGDVVKEISRACKKYGVRFGIYLSPWDRNASSYGTPEYIKMYRQQLKELATGYGPVFLAWFDGANGGDGYYGGTREKRSIDRSTYYDWKTTWGELKKRQPGAVIFSDVGPGARWVGNESGYAGYPCWATYTPVPLQAGTEPAPGTVRYQLGTEGTVDGKYWIPAEVDVSIRPGWFWHEHENSRVRTPENLLKLYFDSVGRGANLNLNVPPDRRGRIHEEDKKSLAGFRALLDELYSRNFASGARAESSSSWKGHGPEQVLDRKRATYWAAAPEDKDPSLVLKLPEPAAFDVIRLAEPVQLGQRVRKFRVEVRENGRWSKWTEGSSIGARVLLKGRPVTADGVRVVLEESRAVPALCEVSLWKHPVILNAPAVNYDRDGRVTLASAEGVVTRYTTDGTDPGPQSAVYREPFLLPAGGTVKAVGEYRGRRSSVTAQIIPVPTRDWKVAAGERSAAAPELAIDGNPSTLWHTHAAQGEIAPPQALEIDMGRPVNVAAVIYTPRKDSAKGTVDRYAVYLSADGNDWGAPAAEGEFSNIRANPVPQRIDLETPVKARYLRFVGKRVVEGSHVAVAELGVLEK
- a CDS encoding DUF3750 domain-containing protein, with protein sequence MRHSNPYNRRHPSRNKWRFVFWLFMAFLLLGAALVYFHPAEDWKTADRSSSSLAPLPAEEPEAVVQVYSARAFGWRRYFAVHTWIAVKEKNAGFYTVYQVMGYQLPSRGTSVSIARDIPDRKWFGAEPELIQELRGAAAEKAIPVISRTAQDYPYADTYWIIPGPNSNTFTAALMREVPDLTVELPPHAVGKDYLPGGIAGRTESGTGIRINLWGLAGFSLGLAEGAEVSLLGLNAGFDLLRPALKLPMIGRIGLPDAPVGWDWWSVTLLLSAGGFIFFRMLRHMRRKRRQAHRIPYFRHPRTKTSERI
- a CDS encoding ComEC/Rec2 family competence protein is translated as MEQERHLRRPWLERTMAAAPLLAPALAMLCACAAVDVSPWFWGLCLCWALLPCLFRAPSMSLLAIALAVWAAMHLLAYDREYGNVPVEAGRTVAMEGSVNAVSGKSVLFRPDGSRWLYAVSSRGGECPLAVGERYRIEGETYPLQAPCGPGIFDRERWGYLHGIIAGIRLDGACRVGPGDWRSRLRAFSLRLREGAAGLLREGAPADDEARQVMVSAVLGDKTDARPETMAKFLESGCMHVFAVSGMHVGVAAMLVLGMLRLLYVRPRAARLACIPLLAVYVFVTGMSASALRAFIMAAVWLLASVLRRKGHPANILALAFILLCLMDPLQVFQPGFQLSFCVFAVIVCLAGWSSRERPLWAPDPFIPSRIYNAREKGLVRLEKACRGALLISVGAWLMSIPLTAWHFDTWNLYAPLTNLCLSVLVFPLMGVSLFGLVFAWCPWMSCACNTAASWLASAMLAVAGGVASLPCSYLSSAPPAGENEAVLVPLQKDAWSAVISNPALVVAAGTENAVRYTLLPVLKARSIRPCGVLASGNGRAERAGVEALAKEYPGIRNWGAADAECPVRQWRFRPGNELVLEDFPVPLSTGIHQDRNRVLAWKCRGRFVLMIGNAGFSSLARAAIAPRADVLVIGHHPRDPVDSAEWIRATGARAVIFTTEHECPVPEGTAVYRLPETGAIYLRVEEEGVQIIPWKGMGRRTG
- the miaB gene encoding tRNA (N6-isopentenyl adenosine(37)-C2)-methylthiotransferase MiaB; translated protein: MPKLYIKTYGCQMNERDSEQVARMFVQKGYTMTDREDEADVILFNSCSIREQAEQKALGKMGLLAKQQRHRPHVVYGMMGCMAQSRKDELFKELPRLDLVIGTQKYHRVFEHVDGILRARQERRMDELQTAFSGTHVCDVADEEDSQNRIRDHLNPGARSTAYVSIMQGCEMKCAYCIVPYTRGKERSRPVRDVVDEVKMLVDAGVKEVTLLGQIVNRYGRQMETADGKGGFVQLLEAVHEVEGLRRIRFVSPHPIGFRQDLVQAFTYLPKLCSHIHFPMQSGSDRILKMMRRPYRNETYLDLCARMKQARPDLSITTDIIVGFPGETEEDYLLTRQAVERVQFDNAFIFRYSPRRGTPAAAMEEQIPEEVKEARNQDLLAVVNEIAIRKNRELVGTVQEVLLEGPSKTNEARLSGRTSQNKPVMVDAAPDLTGELLPIRIEESTGFTLYGVPCPSRG
- a CDS encoding class I SAM-dependent RNA methyltransferase; its protein translation is MTATIPKGFHPEPFSYHQELELDIDALSNAGDGIGRVDGWVVFVPFALPGDRVKARVWRNDKNYSSADLVEVLHPSPDRVEPGCRLFGTCGGCQYQHFSYDRQLLWKTRQVADLLRLQAGLELPVNPAIASPRQYHYRSKITPHFDKPKEASRPAIGFLKAGSRREVVDVPQCPIAMECINEALPLARKSVYQAAARFKRGATILLRASEGTVITNNNAVACERVGGLEFHFLAGDFFQNNPFILPLFTDYVAQQASMDGEEFLVDAYCGSGLFALSLAKKFKKVLGVEVSETSADWARSNARSNGIKHAEFLAADAGAIFAQVDFPAEKTAVVIDPPRKGCSMEFLTQLFAFGPGKVVYVSCNPATQIRDLAEFDKAGYAVTAVQPFDLFPQTKHLECVVTLKKNI
- a CDS encoding 3'-5' exoribonuclease YhaM family protein, coding for MEQVSLMELGKLAAEGQVEAEVFAQIAQCAQKMTKSNKPYLDVSFADAEGTMGLKVWEDKPWFRTLASLPLRSFVSLRGQWTKGGFGMEAADLEVRPLDEQEKESFLAGSGTLKKKQEADLKEICVLIKGMNDPRIRALCIEFIEQFGERLQRAAAARTYHHARRGGLVEHVAGMMRTASAVCQANPELNRDLLLAGCLFHDCGKLWENCYPKEDFTMPYSEAGELLGHIPLGIELVNNLWKRIMALPEAESWKTLDPASPDVRMHLLHLIASHHGELAFGSPVFPKTPEAVALHYIDNLDAKLEMFRGAYETSEALAPKVLQRKAPLPANVVLPLPSVLPLERDGADAMQ